A window of Myxococcales bacterium genomic DNA:
CCGGAGGATCTTGCCGTTCGCCACGTTGAACGAGGTCGAGCGCAGGTTGCGGTGGAGGCGCGTCGCGGGGATGTTCTCGTTGCAGCCGTTGTCGCCGACGCCCACGTAGAGGAACCCGTCGGACCCGAACGACAGGCCCCCACCGTCGTGGTTGGCGGGCGCCGTAATGTCCCGAATGAGCACGCGCTCGCTCGCCGGATCGACCGTGTCGTCGGCGTCGTTCAGCCGAAACGACGAGACGTTGATGCGGTTCTCGACGGAGCCGCCCGCCGCGTCGGTGCGCGTCCAATAGACGATGATGCGCCGGCTCGTCGCGAAGTCGGGCTGCACCGCGAGGCCGATGAAGCCCTGCTCCGAGGTCGTGGTGACCGGGAAGCTGTAGAGCTGACGTATCGACCCGTCGTTCTCGCGGATCTTGAGGGCGCCCACCTTCTGGGCGATGAGCATGCGCCCGTCCGGCAAGAAGCGGATCGCCGTGATGAGCGACGTATCGGTGCTCACATAGTCGGTGAGGTCGAACAGGTTCGCCGGATCACCCGCCGCGAGGGTGTCTCCTGCGGCAGCCGACGCGACGACCGGCAGGGCGGTGAGAGCGGCGCCAACGAGGAATCCGATCGTGTGCTTTCGCATGGCCGGAGCCTACCACGCGTCCGCGCGAGCCGCGCGCGCCTCCGCCGCCACGGACGCGCCTCCTGTCCCCGACCTCTGACGCGGCCGCCCTCGCGCCGAATCGCCAGGCGTCACGCTGCATGCTAATTCCTAGAACGTCGCCTTGGCCCCTATCTGCACCCAGCGCGGCGCGTTCGGCCGGGCTCCGTAGGGGCGACGGCCGACGATGTTGTGGACGTCGGCCAGGTTCCTCACGTTCGCGTAGATGCGGAGCCACCGCAGCGGGGCAACGTAGGCGCCGACGTCGGCCCAGAGCTGCTCGTCGGTCGCGACGGTCTGGTCGATGGGCTCGGTGCCGGCGATCTCTCGCATCTTGGCCACGTAGTTGACCGACGCGTTGAGGCCCGCGCGCGCGTGCTCCACGCCGACGGCGAGGTTCCACTGGTGCCGGGGGATGTACGGCACCTGGTCGCCCGCCCGCACCGCGCCGTAGATGGGATCCTGCGAGGTGAACGCGCTCCGGAACTCGCCATAGGTGAGGGTGTACGAGGCGGTGAAGGGCACCTTCACGGGGCCGGCGGGCACTTCGTACGTGCCGAAGGTCTCGAGCCCGTAGACGTGCGCCTTCCCGGCGTCGAACTGGCGATCGAGCTGCGCGTCGACGCACCCGCTCGCCATGCTGCACACGTCAGTCAAGTTTGAGTAATTATTGAAGAATCCGATGGCCTCCACGCGCGCTTTTCCGCGCGTGAGCCGGGCACCGGCTTCGTAGTTCACGCTGTACTCCGGGCTCACCTCGCGGCCGCTCCCGGGGGGCGGCGGGCTGAAGCCGCGATACACGCCGCCCAGCAGGCCGAGGTGCTGGGTGAGCGCGTAGTAGGCGCCCACGCCGGGCATGAGCGCGCCAACGAAGCCGTTCTTGGCGGTGCCCGTGAGGTAGTCCTCCGCGCGCGACGCGACAAACTCGGCGCGCACCCCCGGGGTCACCGTCAGGCGCCGAAACGTGAGCGCGTCCGATAGGTGCACCGCGAGCGCGTAGGTGCGGGCGAAGTTGCGAGTGGTCGTGAGCTCGCGCTCGCCCGCGGAGACGAGCTGCCCGCCCTCCATCAAGTAGCCCTGCTCGAGGTGCACGCGGTTCACCTCGTCGTAGTGCAGGCGCGCGCCAGCCTCGATCGCGTGCCCTACGGGGCCGGTGTTGGCGGTCGTCGTCAGCACCGACTGCACTCCCTCGCTCACGAAGCGGCGCTGGTTCGGGCCGATGTACAGGGTGTCGGCGCCGGCGCCGCTCGAGTCGACGTCGCCGCGGAGCACCGCGAAATAGCCCACGTTCGCCGGATCGTTCGGGCTCGCGAGCACGTCGGCCACCGCCGCGCGACCGAGGCGATTGAGCTTCGTCCACGACCGCGTGTAGTCGAAGCGGTAGGCGCTCGTCTTCAGCGTGTACGAGGTCTCCGCCCCCTCCATCGTGTGGGTGAGCACGACGCCCGTGCGGTGGTTCTTCATCTGGTCGAGCGCGCTCGCGGCGTACCGGCGCAGCGGATCGGCCCGAAAATCGGCGTCGCTCTGCCCGACGTAGGTCTCGTTCGAGACCTCGTCGCCGTACGAGAGCTTCACCTGGAAGCGGTGTTTGGTGTCGGCCCGTGGGTCGAGCACGTACCCGGCCTTGACCATCCAGTCGTTGCGCGACGAGCCGGTGTCTGCGCCGCTCGGGAGGCGCGCGAAGCCCGTGTTCTGGAGGCGCACTCCCTCCACGAGGAAGCCCCACTGCTCCGTGCCGGTGCCGAAGTGGACGTGCGCCTTGCCGTAGCCGTACGCGCCCAAAGCGAGGTCGGCCGTGCCGGTGGTGTGCGTGGGCGTCTGGCGGGTCAGAAAATCGATGGCGCCGCCCACGGTCTGCGGGCCGTAGGCGATGGCCGACGGGCCCTTGACGACGCGGATCTGGGTCATGCGCGCCATGAGCGGGAAGTAGTACGCCGCGGGCGCGGAGTAGGGCGCGGGCCCGAAGAGCACCCCGTCCTCCATCAGCGTGAGCTTCTTGCTGCGGTCGGGGTTCGAGCCGCGAATGCCGATGTTCGGGCGGAGGCCGACGCCGTCCTCCCCGCGCATGGTCACGCCCGGCACCTGCAAGAGGGCCGCGGTCGGATCGTCGTAGGCGAAACGCTCGAGCTGCTTCTTGCCGAGCACCTGCACCGAGCCGGGCGTGCGGGCGAGCGTGTTCCCGAGCACGACGACGTCCTCGGCGCGCGGAGGCGCGGGCGCGGGTGGCGGCGGCGAGGCGGCGG
This region includes:
- a CDS encoding TonB-dependent receptor, with the translated sequence MTRRLRSLHALHALHGRPLAALAFVVGLTVAPPALAADPLPVTSPPAAAAASPPPPAPAPPRAEDVVVLGNTLARTPGSVQVLGKKQLERFAYDDPTAALLQVPGVTMRGEDGVGLRPNIGIRGSNPDRSKKLTLMEDGVLFGPAPYSAPAAYYFPLMARMTQIRVVKGPSAIAYGPQTVGGAIDFLTRQTPTHTTGTADLALGAYGYGKAHVHFGTGTEQWGFLVEGVRLQNTGFARLPSGADTGSSRNDWMVKAGYVLDPRADTKHRFQVKLSYGDEVSNETYVGQSDADFRADPLRRYAASALDQMKNHRTGVVLTHTMEGAETSYTLKTSAYRFDYTRSWTKLNRLGRAAVADVLASPNDPANVGYFAVLRGDVDSSGAGADTLYIGPNQRRFVSEGVQSVLTTTANTGPVGHAIEAGARLHYDEVNRVHLEQGYLMEGGQLVSAGERELTTTRNFARTYALAVHLSDALTFRRLTVTPGVRAEFVASRAEDYLTGTAKNGFVGALMPGVGAYYALTQHLGLLGGVYRGFSPPPPGSGREVSPEYSVNYEAGARLTRGKARVEAIGFFNNYSNLTDVCSMASGCVDAQLDRQFDAGKAHVYGLETFGTYEVPAGPVKVPFTASYTLTYGEFRSAFTSQDPIYGAVRAGDQVPYIPRHQWNLAVGVEHARAGLNASVNYVAKMREIAGTEPIDQTVATDEQLWADVGAYVAPLRWLRIYANVRNLADVHNIVGRRPYGARPNAPRWVQIGAKATF